In the Anolis sagrei isolate rAnoSag1 chromosome 1, rAnoSag1.mat, whole genome shotgun sequence genome, CACTCAAAGGACAGTAGCTTCAACATGACTTATGACCAGAAAACTGCATATTCCTCTTGAGTAATTTTTCTTCCCAAAACTCAATCAGAACAATTActcagagattttttttctaaaattgcTGTCTCATCATGAGAGCATTCACTGTTTGAGAGAAAAGCTGTACACAAGGTAGAGTATTGCCACCGTTTTTGCTTAACCATCCAGTTTTAACATTGCATGAATCAGAATACTTTTTAAACAGGAATACAAAAAAGCAAAGAGCCTTTTGATTAGATATAAATGTATGAAATCCAGAAAAGCTTAACTTGTTTACAAAACAGTATAACCCAAATTGCAAATGTTTGCTCCTGTTACAAAATAGAACTGACTGAGCTTTCAAAATTCGCTTCCTGTCAATTTGTTGGAATGTCAAAACACTTTGGCgtaaaaagtttttttcccccaagtcaAAACAAAATGTATCTACAAGGATGTCAGTTTGCGTACCTTTCTATATATAGTTCTATGGAAAATATACATCTgttcctttattaatgaaaatgATGTCTTGCTTGTGAATATATCAGGCTCTAAAATAGGTAGGACTGGAGCAATGCTGGCtggggagctggagtccaaaaacaGGACTTTTTAAATCTTTGCAACTTAAAGGGAAAAAATAATATTCAGTGACATATATATCatttatctgtttaatttgtaccccactctctctctctagaaGTCAAGAAAACCCTTAAAGctatttccctttcttcttcagtCTTTCCTAACCATgttccctccaggcgttttgaaTCCCCATCACCCCCTAAGTAACATTGCCATTCTTGTGCTCATTGTAGAGATGAGAGCTGTAGTTGGCTATGTTTGTTGgaaaggatggaagttgtaggctAGCCCATCTAAAGAGCGCTGGATGTGACATAGAGCAAACAGTGGGAGCCAGATGTAGCTCATACTCACCTTTAATGTTACTGCGCTAAACTGTATCTTGGGGGAAGAATGGAGTTTGCTCCCTCTCATGAGATCTAAAATATATGGTTAAACCAGTTTGATTCCACTGTTAACTATCATGTCCCTGGCCTGGGGTTATAGTCATGGAGTAATTGCAATActctgggtccttccacacagccatatatcgcagaatatcaaggcagaaaatctcacaatatctgctttgaactgggttatctgagtccacactcagataatgtgagatttcctgccttgatattctgggatataggtctgtgtggaagggccctctgacaAACAAATCTATTGCATCTTGCCAGAGCTACAGCACTAGAACTCTCTAACAGTAAATTGTAAGAAAATATTACTAAATCAAAGAATTCAATTAgttggagccatggcaattaaaatgataaTACAGTGCTCTGGTTGTATAGTGCGAACACATTGGTCTTGTAGGAAATGAAATGGCAAAGCAAGTCATCCTTGGTTTTCTTAACCCCCCACAGCAAAATAAGTAACAAAATCTCCGATTTGATATTTGTCCAGATTAAGATGCTAATGGGAAGGTTGATTCATATGCTTTAGATGCTACTGTGTAGTTGACATTTTCTTAACTGAGAGGTACTCTCTAATTTTAAAAGAATCGTTGGATTTCCAAGTTTCAGTACAGTTGCCCCAATAGCTCCTTTTCCAACTCTTTTCCCCACCTctccaaagcaaaaaaaaatcaaaatgtactTCATGAAACTATTGTATATGAAGCACTTATTAGCCATAATTAAATGGACAATATGAATTTACTACGTCTTTAGGACTCTGGCTTGTTCTGGTTTAGAGCAAGATGATTAATGCAAATACATATTACTTGAGATAACCATTTAGCAGCTAATTTAGCCAAATTTATTACAGCAGTTAGAGGTTTTTCATTTTAGCAGACGGAGACAAGGACATGCCAAAAGCGGAGATGTGTGTGAAGGCACACTGCCCTCTAGTGTGCAAGACTTTGCAAGATTGAGAGCAAACAAAACCAAGGAAATAAACTCAAGCTGGTGTCATAATAATAGCAAATACATTGCCTAAATTTGTGCCAAACACACACAGCTTGCTTATTCCAGCAAATGATTTACAGCTTTTTGTCTTTTTGCAGAAGCAAAACCAGTTTTAGGTTAGCAAGATGCCGGCTTGAGACAGATTTCAACATCTGTCTATTTAAGCATTTCCCACTTCTGAACTGATTGCTTTCACTTGTCCTCCCTTGTCGGAACCCACTTCAGACGCCGCACAGAGCTCTTGGCTTTAATGTGCTCGATTCTGCAGCTCCCTTAGGCCACAGTTTCTCCTGCAGCTCTTTGGTGGATTTATTTTGCTCCGGTATTAAGCAAAGTCTCCGCAGACATTCCCCCTACTGACCATTGGAGATTTTGTTCATCTGAGGACTGTAAATTCTGTTTGACAAGATCAAAAGAAACAGATGTGTAAGTTCAGTAGTTGATATCGCCTGCAATGAAGAGGAATGATCAAAGAACTAGGGTACAGTATCTTCCCAAACCTTTCAAATAGCCAGAATCTCAAAGAGGTTTACCCAGGAGCTATGAATAAATCACACAGAAATTTAACTTTTTAGAAAGGGGGAAAACACACACCACAATTTAATGTTGAGTGCATTGGAAATGTCTACATAGGATCCCGTGCTCCGTGAGCCACAGAGATTTGTAAGGTTCTTCCTTGTGTACCTGAGCTTCCAAAAGCAGATTAAAATCTCACTGGAAATGATTGTAACCTCTGCTTCTCTTGCGCAGCTGTATGAAACAAAATGGGTTTATTTGTAATTGTAATGATGTATTCCATTACATGTAATGAGAAAAGGCCTTCCATATCTTTGTACATGTggcatgctctctggatgtggatgaatcCCCTTTACACACAGTGCTAATTGCATGCCTTACTCCTTTTGTTTCCCTCAATCCAGTGCTGAACAAGGGTCAGTGTGTAACAAAATACTACCGCTGGATGCAGAAGAATGGAGGTTATATTTGGATACAGTCTAGTGCCACTATTGCTATTAATGCCAAGAATGCAAATGAGAAGAACATCATCTGGGTCAATTACCTTCTGAGGTATATGTTTTTGTCAGTTCCGTTATTTGCATTTGTGTTGTGACTGCAAGAGTCATATTAAATGGGTGATGTACAAGAAAGAATGCGAGGGATTTAATGTCATCCTGCTCAGAATCATTGTCTGCTAATGGATAATAGGACTCTGTCCATAGACTTGCCATTTCCTGAGCATCTCTCAAATTCATGTATACTTAAGTATGACTTTATTACATAATTGATTTATAGCCGTCTCTTACTAGCATTCTTTACTTGGCTACCAAAGAATTCTGAATAGAAGCCTAGCAGAGTTCCTAGTATATTTGTAATGTTATCCTAGAAAGGTCTTTTTCATTCCTTTGTTTAGTATTGTCATTACTGTGGGATTTCTCTCAAAATGCTGCTATTACCTGTACTCGTTTTGAATTCCAGCTGAGCTTAAAAAGACCTCCTGAGCAAGTTTTTCAATCTCACTTCTACTGTCTGTAAAATTATAATATCTTTAGCTCACTTCTCATGGCAGAGTTGTGCATCACGGCTGTTTGGCTAACCCTAATGTCAAGGCTCACGTAGAGAGAGCAGGGATGGAAAGCACAAACATTCATATCCCTAATGTTtgagcaaataaatacataaggcACTTGATAATGGAGACAAAATGTGGATATCCCACTTGAACTTGGTAGATGAATGGAAGGTTGTAAAACACGAAGTGCACCCACAATTCAATCTAAAGGCAGTATAAATATCATCAGAATAGTGAAACAAGTAGGAAGCTGAGCTCACTCCGCAGAAGAACATTTCATGTATGCTCTTGTTACCCAGTATAATTGTATTTATTCTTATTAAATAATAGTCCCATTAATTTCATTGTTTTTCTATTTAATGGATACATCTATTTCACAAATATATCATATTTCTTCTGTGGTGAAACTCAAAGTGGGACATCCAGAGGTGTTGGTAGCCTTTCATCAAGGCATGAAGCAGATCCAACCTTGCTTCACCAAAAttctttcacattacacaatgaTAGCATTAGGGTTCCACTTTCACTGACAAGGTTccatcttgggatttgcagtttagaaacAGATATTTAGAGTTCTTAGCCAGAGagcactagatcagtggttctcagcctgtgggtccccagatgttttggccttcaactccaaaaaagtcctaacagctggtaaactggctgggatttctgggagttgtaggccaaaacacctggagacccacagattgagaaccactgatctggtgcctcatcaaactacaaatcccaaaatccaGAGAATGCATCCATGGCTGTTTAAGTAGAATATGCAGTTGTTTCAGGTGCTCTAAGATATACTGGACTATTGGCTATAGGATTCTGAGAAATgtggtccaaaacatccagaggggaGACTGGTTTAAGAAGTGCAAAAGAAATGATGTTTTGGAGTATTTATATGCATTTACAGTGCTTGCTTATAGGCAAGTCTCGATAGGCTGGcagaatataattttaatattaataatctcATATAGTTAACCTCATATCTTACAACTTAGTAAATGATCTATTTGCCTCTCAGGGTGTCTCCTAATGGAGGGCTCTTTGTGCTATCAATTTGAAGATGCTGTGCAGCTATTCTGACTACTTCTCCTTAATGGGTTTTCCTttataaagaaaaaaggaagaagggatgggaaaaatggaagggttAAGGCTATGAATGGAAGACTATGTAAGTTCGAGCACTGTCAAAAACAATGCACAAGGCAGGATGAGGGAATCCTAAAAGCCTCGTCTAGAAACACTCCTACAGAGAGAGAAAACACCTCTGCCACAGAGTGAGTTACACAAAAGAAGAGATGGGTTACTCATAAGGTACTGAGAAGATGTAAAGGAATGATAAACAGTGCACCCCAATAACAGGGgtggcaagaaatactgtttctaTGTTGTTCACATGGACTACAAAGCAGAGATTAATTACTAGACAGAAAGTAGAACGTGAAACTTGATTAATCACAAATATTCTGGTCTTGATATCTTAGCAGTAGCAGACATGGCGAGCAGTATAAATATTTGATGGCAGGTAGAATTACAAGCAGTCTCCATAAAACATCTGCTGTAAGGAACTGAAAAAAGATCTGTATGTTTTCATGTTTGCTTTGCTATGCTCTCTATTTGCATTTATGTTTTTGCTCTAGAgagttgaaaaaagaaaaaaagagaaaagtttCACACACTGCTCCATaatgtttgtgtttatatttgccATATCTTCTTTTTCAGCAACCCAGAATACAAAGACACTCCAATGGATATTGCCCAGCTTCCTCATTTGCCAGAGAAAACCTCTGAATCCTCAGAGACCTCAGATTCTGAATCTGACTCAAAAGACAACTCAGGTAAACATAAGCATTCAATTTTATGACTGTTATTGTTGCTCTCCATCGTATAAGAGTGTTCAGTTCTCTggcatttattgttttaaatcttCCTTCAAATGATTATAACCAAGTTAGAATTATCAGTGGACCTTGCAGTGTTCATAGATGATATTACTACATCATAGCACTTGGGGTGTGTGGTATGTTTTTAAAGTTTAAGAAAGCACATGCTTCCTTGAGTTAAAGTAATGTACTAATTGTGTAGGTTTGCTTTTGAATGCATTTGGAGGTCTTAAAACCCTTTTCTGTATGAAATATTTCATAATAGTATAGGTTTGGTTTACAACTAGGACAAAATTtctcagaaaacattttttttaaaattttgtttgcttgtgccctcccccctcccccccccccccccccgctcctacTTTGTCTACAGAAGAGGACATATTGCCAAATGTGTTGTGAATATCCTCTGTCAATGTTTTGCTGTGGCCATAATTCCCCTTCTCTCACACATACATGTGCATGCAAtgctctggaacatgaccaggcTGGGAAAAATGTGGGGATGCAAAATAGCAGCTCATCAAAATAGCCAATGAGGATCGGTCAGTTTTCAGAACATTGATGTAACAAATTAATAAAGTggagtgaaagaaaggaggggaggatgaAAAAGAAATGGACCTTATTACGTCTTTAACAAGCTTATTTTAAGTCCTGTTTAAGCAAAGAAGTGTTGTAGCAACAAGAACTGTCAAACCTCCATGtctatggattctgcatccatgtatTCAACCATCCACGACTTGATACATTTCCATTTTTGTTCTGCTTAAGAATATTTGAAGAGAATTAAAAAAGGACACGTTTCCTCATTCATgctctcactctttgtctttccctcccttcatcacatgcaatattTGTGTCTATTCACATTTATTTCTCTGCTGTGTCAACCTTTAAAGTAGCCAGTGATACTTAGTGAAAAAGGTTGGTTTTCACAGGCAGCAGCAGTCCTGGGGAAACTGTTATCACTGTTCCCCTTGATGGAATGTGACCAAATCTTAAGGCTTCTATTTGCATTCCTACCTTAATGTATATAGCAGAAGGTTCTCCATTATCACTGCCAAGTTTGAACTGGAGCAAGAGTAATGACTGCCCaaatttctttttgcttttatGCTTGCTAAAACAATAGTCTGATACtgcagagagagaaaacacaaagttacaTTGAATTTTATGATTttgcattattatcattattgttcttattattattctgtaacAATATGTCACTAGCAAAGGAGCTTTGGAATGTTCTTTGAATCTCATGCTCTTCTTCTTAGTGATGTTTTTCACTTTTCTCTCTATTCAGAGGACAATGAAAATTCAAAGTCAGATGAGAAAGGAAACCAGTCAGAAAACAGTGAAGACCCTGAGTCTGATAGAAAGAAGTCTGGAAACCAGTCAGATAATGAAATGAACTGTAATGAGGATGGGAACAGCTCCAGCAAccaggacagcagagacagtgatgATAGCTTTGAAAACTCTGACTTTGAGAATCAAAAGGCCCCTGAGGATAGTTATGGCACACTTGGCTCTATGCAGATCAAGGTGGAACGCTACGTGGAAAGTGAATCAGACTTGCGGTTACAGAATTGTGAATCGTTGAGCTCAGACAGCGCCAAGGACTCGGACAGTGCAGGAGAAGGAGATGCCCAGTCTTCCAGCAAGcatcaaaagagaaagaaaaggaggaaaaagcaGAAAGGAGGCAGTGTGACCCGCAGAAGGCTATCAAGCACCTCAAGCCCAAATGGACTTGACTCAGCATTGGTGGATCAGCCACAGCTGCTTTCATCGCCAAACAGTGCCTCAGTGCTCAAAATCAAAACCGAGATCTCAGAACCTATCAATTTTGATAATGATAGCAGTATTTGGAATTACCCACCCAACAGAGAAATCTCAAGGAACGAATCACCCTACAGTATGACCAAGCCCCCAAACTCAGAGCACTTCCCCTCCCCTCAAGCCAGCAGTAGTTTACATGTTTCCATTCCAGACTCTGTCCTCACCCCACCAGGGACTGAAAATACTGCCAGCCGCAAATCTCAGTTCAGCACCTCATCCAGCACCGCCTTGGCTCCTGTATCCTCTGACCCTTTGTCACCACCTCTGTCTGCATCTCCACGGGACAAGCACCCAGGAGGACCCAGCACCTCCAACTCTTTGTTGTACACTGGGGATCTGGAAGCCCTCCAGAGGTTGCAGGCAGGCAATGTGGTCCTTCCTTTGGTTCACAGGGTAACTGGAACCCTTGCTGCCACCAGCACGGCTGCTCAGAGGGTCTATACCACTGGCACTATTCGGTATGCTCCAGCTGAAGTTACTTTAGCCATGCAGGGCAATCTTCTCCCCAATACCCACGCTGTTAACTTTGTGGACGTTAACAGCCCCAGCTTTGGCCTCGATCCTAAAACACCGATGGAAATGCTCTACCACCACGTTCACCGACTCAATATGTCAGGACCATTTGGAAGTGCTGTGAGCGCGGCCAGTCTGACCCAAATGCCTGCAGGGAATGTGTTCACAACTGCCGAAGGACTCTTCTCCACTCTTCCATTTCCTGTGTACAGCAATGGCATTCATGCCGCACAGACACTGGAACGGAAGGAGGATTGAAATATGACCACATACTGTGTTCAGTGTTAAACTCTGAGGCATagactatattttaattttagacCTTTAATTCTAGCACTTTGAATTTGAGCAGGTCAGCTTATTCACTCAATATGATGGTCCCATTTCATTCCCTTTCTCTTTAACTTGACTTATTCTttaatgtaaaatatatttttttatttttgccttcAGAGAGCTGAAGTACCAGTTGCCTGCCATTTTGTCTTCTTCcaagatgtgtattttttttctttgcatcttTATTAAGAtgcttttaatatgtgtatgCCTCTGCCATAGAATACTCAGTGATGTGGTAAAGAGATTTTGAAAGTGACAACCATTGGGTTTACTTCAGAACGATCTTGATATGATCAAGATTGAAAGAAACAAGCATAAAACAATGTGCCCTGTTTGACTAAGTCAAAtgaaaggggtttttttgttcCTAATTCCTTTAAAAATAGGGGATAGTATTTTAGAATTTTATGCAGAGTTTAATTCACTTTTTATGGTTAAAATTTTCTTACTTGCACATACAATAATTTGGATTCTTAAAAAGTTAATTTCTGGCCTGTGATTAGAATATTAAGAAGATGGACTAAATGTTAATTACAGAAATGTTAACTTAATTTCTAAAACCATGGTGCTATCATTTATTAATCTGTAATGTCTTCACACAATATGCAGCTTGTGGGCTGGGATTTTTGAAAGGAATGTCTTCTGTGCTAGTCAAATAGTCAGGTGCTGCAGTCTCCTTGGTTAGTTAAGACAAAAGCCCTCATTAACATTTGCTGCAGGACTTAATTTTTTACCTCCAAACTAACAAACATAGCCTCATATTAAATTTATATGGATCTGGAAGCCTTGTTTTTCTTCTTGTGAAAGTGCTGAAAATAGAACAAAACTCAGCTGAATTGACTTGAGGatctttttaattttgtttgttttcgaTGTGTATTGTTTctcgttttattttatttttctcagtgTGACTGAGGCTAAttttacaacttccaaataacaCTTCAGAGtaaggaaatatatatattatatatatttaacatgtttttttatttttcatttaatgTTATAGAGGGAaggttgtatttttatttttgcccaTTGGTTTGTCTTTTGTAatccccccctcctccttctaGTGTTGAAGCCAATATGTTTTAACAAAATGGGTTAATAAGCTTGAAAATAGATAACTGCAACTAAAAACCGCACATTAagtaaaaacagaagaaaagaaatcTCCTATTTTGTCTTTGTTGCCAGAAATCAATGTAGTGTCAAACACGCCAAATGACTGTCAAGTATAAATTCTTCTTCCACTCCATCTTTGGCAGCTGTTTGTTAAAGCATCTAATAACAGATGTGAGAACTGTAATGTGTACAAT is a window encoding:
- the NPAS3 gene encoding neuronal PAS domain-containing protein 3 isoform X2; the encoded protein is MIRIFPDFSVQVTAAAAAGGGGGAAGGVPSGPGLGRTAAANGNPPNVQGITSYQQRITVQHPLPNQSECRKIYRYDGIYCESTYQKTSLDMPMTRHHSWVTPPSLQALRKEKSRDAARSRRGKENFEFYELAKLLPLPAAITSQLDKASIIRLTISYLKMRDFANQGDPPWNLRMEGPPPNTSVKVIGAQRRRSPSALATEVFESHLGSHILQSLDGFVFALNQEGKFLYISETVSIYLGLSQVELTGSSVFDYVHPGDHVELAEQLGMKLPPGRGLLSQGTAEDGASSASSSSQSETPEPVESTSPSLLAADNDLDRSFFMRMKSTLTKRGVHIKSSGYKVIHVTGRLRLRVSLSHGRTVPSQIMGLVVVAHALPPPTINEVRIDCHMFVTRVNMDLNIIYCENRISDYMDLTPVDIVGKRCYHFIHAEDVEGIRHSHLDLLNKGQCVTKYYRWMQKNGGYIWIQSSATIAINAKNANEKNIIWVNYLLSNPEYKDTPMDIAQLPHLPEKTSESSETSDSESDSKDNSEDNENSKSDEKGNQSENSEDPESDRKKSGNQSDNEMNCNEDGNSSSNQDSRDSDDSFENSDFENQKAPEDSYGTLGSMQIKVERYVESESDLRLQNCESLSSDSAKDSDSAGEGDAQSSSKHQKRKKRRKKQKGGSVTRRRLSSTSSPNGLDSALVDQPQLLSSPNSASVLKIKTEISEPINFDNDSSIWNYPPNREISRNESPYSMTKPPNSEHFPSPQASSSLHVSIPDSVLTPPGTENTASRKSQFSTSSSTALAPVSSDPLSPPLSASPRDKHPGGPSTSNSLLYTGDLEALQRLQAGNVVLPLVHRVTGTLAATSTAAQRVYTTGTIRYAPAEVTLAMQGNLLPNTHAVNFVDVNSPSFGLDPKTPMEMLYHHVHRLNMSGPFGSAVSAASLTQMPAGNVFTTAEGLFSTLPFPVYSNGIHAAQTLERKED
- the NPAS3 gene encoding neuronal PAS domain-containing protein 3 isoform X10; amino-acid sequence: MDPSNMGQLPASVSQYRTSLDMPMTRHHSWVTPPSLQALRKEKSRDAARSRRGKENFEFYELAKLLPLPAAITSQLDKASIIRLTISYLKMRDFANQGDPPWNLRMEGPPPNTSVKGIQMWKSEVCMRKTPCEVIGAQRRRSPSALATEVFESHLGSHILQSLDGFVFALNQEGKFLYISETVSIYLGLSQVELTGSSVFDYVHPGDHVELAEQLGMKLPPGRGLLSQGTAEDGASSASSSSQSETPEPVESTSPSLLAADNDLDRSFFMRMKSTLTKRGVHIKSSGYKVIHVTGRLRLRVSLSHGRTVPSQIMGLVVVAHALPPPTINEVRIDCHMFVTRVNMDLNIIYCENRISDYMDLTPVDIVGKRCYHFIHAEDVEGIRHSHLDLLNKGQCVTKYYRWMQKNGGYIWIQSSATIAINAKNANEKNIIWVNYLLSNPEYKDTPMDIAQLPHLPEKTSESSETSDSESDSKDNSEDNENSKSDEKGNQSENSEDPESDRKKSGNQSDNEMNCNEDGNSSSNQDSRDSDDSFENSDFENQKAPEDSYGTLGSMQIKVERYVESESDLRLQNCESLSSDSAKDSDSAGEGDAQSSSKHQKRKKRRKKQKGGSVTRRRLSSTSSPNGLDSALVDQPQLLSSPNSASVLKIKTEISEPINFDNDSSIWNYPPNREISRNESPYSMTKPPNSEHFPSPQASSSLHVSIPDSVLTPPGTENTASRKSQFSTSSSTALAPVSSDPLSPPLSASPRDKHPGGPSTSNSLLYTGDLEALQRLQAGNVVLPLVHRVTGTLAATSTAAQRVYTTGTIRYAPAEVTLAMQGNLLPNTHAVNFVDVNSPSFGLDPKTPMEMLYHHVHRLNMSGPFGSAVSAASLTQMPAGNVFTTAEGLFSTLPFPVYSNGIHAAQTLERKED
- the NPAS3 gene encoding neuronal PAS domain-containing protein 3 isoform X7; translated protein: MAPTKPSFQQDPSRRERITVQHPLPNQSECRKIYRYDGIYCESTYQKTSLDMPMTRHHSWVTPPSLQALRKEKSRDAARSRRGKENFEFYELAKLLPLPAAITSQLDKASIIRLTISYLKMRDFANQGDPPWNLRMEGPPPNTSVKGIQMWKSEVCMRKTPCEVIGAQRRRSPSALATEVFESHLGSHILQSLDGFVFALNQEGKFLYISETVSIYLGLSQVELTGSSVFDYVHPGDHVELAEQLGMKLPPGRGLLSQGTAEDGASSASSSSQSETPEPVESTSPSLLAADNDLDRSFFMRMKSTLTKRGVHIKSSGYKVIHVTGRLRLRVSLSHGRTVPSQIMGLVVVAHALPPPTINEVRIDCHMFVTRVNMDLNIIYCENRISDYMDLTPVDIVGKRCYHFIHAEDVEGIRHSHLDLLNKGQCVTKYYRWMQKNGGYIWIQSSATIAINAKNANEKNIIWVNYLLSNPEYKDTPMDIAQLPHLPEKTSESSETSDSESDSKDNSEDNENSKSDEKGNQSENSEDPESDRKKSGNQSDNEMNCNEDGNSSSNQDSRDSDDSFENSDFENQKAPEDSYGTLGSMQIKVERYVESESDLRLQNCESLSSDSAKDSDSAGEGDAQSSSKHQKRKKRRKKQKGGSVTRRRLSSTSSPNGLDSALVDQPQLLSSPNSASVLKIKTEISEPINFDNDSSIWNYPPNREISRNESPYSMTKPPNSEHFPSPQASSSLHVSIPDSVLTPPGTENTASRKSQFSTSSSTALAPVSSDPLSPPLSASPRDKHPGGPSTSNSLLYTGDLEALQRLQAGNVVLPLVHRVTGTLAATSTAAQRVYTTGTIRYAPAEVTLAMQGNLLPNTHAVNFVDVNSPSFGLDPKTPMEMLYHHVHRLNMSGPFGSAVSAASLTQMPAGNVFTTAEGLFSTLPFPVYSNGIHAAQTLERKED
- the NPAS3 gene encoding neuronal PAS domain-containing protein 3 isoform X1, which encodes MIRIFPDFSVQVTAAAAAGGGGGAAGGVPSGPGLGRTAAANGNPPNVQGITSYQQRITVQHPLPNQSECRKIYRYDGIYCESTYQKTSLDMPMTRHHSWVTPPSLQALRKEKSRDAARSRRGKENFEFYELAKLLPLPAAITSQLDKASIIRLTISYLKMRDFANQGDPPWNLRMEGPPPNTSVKGIQMWKSEVCMRKTPCEVIGAQRRRSPSALATEVFESHLGSHILQSLDGFVFALNQEGKFLYISETVSIYLGLSQVELTGSSVFDYVHPGDHVELAEQLGMKLPPGRGLLSQGTAEDGASSASSSSQSETPEPVESTSPSLLAADNDLDRSFFMRMKSTLTKRGVHIKSSGYKVIHVTGRLRLRVSLSHGRTVPSQIMGLVVVAHALPPPTINEVRIDCHMFVTRVNMDLNIIYCENRISDYMDLTPVDIVGKRCYHFIHAEDVEGIRHSHLDLLNKGQCVTKYYRWMQKNGGYIWIQSSATIAINAKNANEKNIIWVNYLLSNPEYKDTPMDIAQLPHLPEKTSESSETSDSESDSKDNSEDNENSKSDEKGNQSENSEDPESDRKKSGNQSDNEMNCNEDGNSSSNQDSRDSDDSFENSDFENQKAPEDSYGTLGSMQIKVERYVESESDLRLQNCESLSSDSAKDSDSAGEGDAQSSSKHQKRKKRRKKQKGGSVTRRRLSSTSSPNGLDSALVDQPQLLSSPNSASVLKIKTEISEPINFDNDSSIWNYPPNREISRNESPYSMTKPPNSEHFPSPQASSSLHVSIPDSVLTPPGTENTASRKSQFSTSSSTALAPVSSDPLSPPLSASPRDKHPGGPSTSNSLLYTGDLEALQRLQAGNVVLPLVHRVTGTLAATSTAAQRVYTTGTIRYAPAEVTLAMQGNLLPNTHAVNFVDVNSPSFGLDPKTPMEMLYHHVHRLNMSGPFGSAVSAASLTQMPAGNVFTTAEGLFSTLPFPVYSNGIHAAQTLERKED
- the NPAS3 gene encoding neuronal PAS domain-containing protein 3 isoform X5, translating into MTESTVNLPTRRTATDSSAYACLTVVIASPRNPCLMDPSNMGQLPASVSQYRTSLDMPMTRHHSWVTPPSLQALRKEKSRDAARSRRGKENFEFYELAKLLPLPAAITSQLDKASIIRLTISYLKMRDFANQGDPPWNLRMEGPPPNTSVKGIQMWKSEVCMRKTPCEVIGAQRRRSPSALATEVFESHLGSHILQSLDGFVFALNQEGKFLYISETVSIYLGLSQVELTGSSVFDYVHPGDHVELAEQLGMKLPPGRGLLSQGTAEDGASSASSSSQSETPEPVESTSPSLLAADNDLDRSFFMRMKSTLTKRGVHIKSSGYKVIHVTGRLRLRVSLSHGRTVPSQIMGLVVVAHALPPPTINEVRIDCHMFVTRVNMDLNIIYCENRISDYMDLTPVDIVGKRCYHFIHAEDVEGIRHSHLDLLNKGQCVTKYYRWMQKNGGYIWIQSSATIAINAKNANEKNIIWVNYLLSNPEYKDTPMDIAQLPHLPEKTSESSETSDSESDSKDNSEDNENSKSDEKGNQSENSEDPESDRKKSGNQSDNEMNCNEDGNSSSNQDSRDSDDSFENSDFENQKAPEDSYGTLGSMQIKVERYVESESDLRLQNCESLSSDSAKDSDSAGEGDAQSSSKHQKRKKRRKKQKGGSVTRRRLSSTSSPNGLDSALVDQPQLLSSPNSASVLKIKTEISEPINFDNDSSIWNYPPNREISRNESPYSMTKPPNSEHFPSPQASSSLHVSIPDSVLTPPGTENTASRKSQFSTSSSTALAPVSSDPLSPPLSASPRDKHPGGPSTSNSLLYTGDLEALQRLQAGNVVLPLVHRVTGTLAATSTAAQRVYTTGTIRYAPAEVTLAMQGNLLPNTHAVNFVDVNSPSFGLDPKTPMEMLYHHVHRLNMSGPFGSAVSAASLTQMPAGNVFTTAEGLFSTLPFPVYSNGIHAAQTLERKED
- the NPAS3 gene encoding neuronal PAS domain-containing protein 3 isoform X9 produces the protein MTESTVNLPTRRTATDSSAYACLTVVIASPRNPCLMDPSNMGQLPASVSQYSLQALRKEKSRDAARSRRGKENFEFYELAKLLPLPAAITSQLDKASIIRLTISYLKMRDFANQGDPPWNLRMEGPPPNTSVKGIQMWKSEVCMRKTPCEVIGAQRRRSPSALATEVFESHLGSHILQSLDGFVFALNQEGKFLYISETVSIYLGLSQVELTGSSVFDYVHPGDHVELAEQLGMKLPPGRGLLSQGTAEDGASSASSSSQSETPEPVESTSPSLLAADNDLDRSFFMRMKSTLTKRGVHIKSSGYKVIHVTGRLRLRVSLSHGRTVPSQIMGLVVVAHALPPPTINEVRIDCHMFVTRVNMDLNIIYCENRISDYMDLTPVDIVGKRCYHFIHAEDVEGIRHSHLDLLNKGQCVTKYYRWMQKNGGYIWIQSSATIAINAKNANEKNIIWVNYLLSNPEYKDTPMDIAQLPHLPEKTSESSETSDSESDSKDNSEDNENSKSDEKGNQSENSEDPESDRKKSGNQSDNEMNCNEDGNSSSNQDSRDSDDSFENSDFENQKAPEDSYGTLGSMQIKVERYVESESDLRLQNCESLSSDSAKDSDSAGEGDAQSSSKHQKRKKRRKKQKGGSVTRRRLSSTSSPNGLDSALVDQPQLLSSPNSASVLKIKTEISEPINFDNDSSIWNYPPNREISRNESPYSMTKPPNSEHFPSPQASSSLHVSIPDSVLTPPGTENTASRKSQFSTSSSTALAPVSSDPLSPPLSASPRDKHPGGPSTSNSLLYTGDLEALQRLQAGNVVLPLVHRVTGTLAATSTAAQRVYTTGTIRYAPAEVTLAMQGNLLPNTHAVNFVDVNSPSFGLDPKTPMEMLYHHVHRLNMSGPFGSAVSAASLTQMPAGNVFTTAEGLFSTLPFPVYSNGIHAAQTLERKED